TTCAGCCGGTGGCGAGTATGCGGACCTTTACTTTGAGTCGGTTACGTCAACCTCGCTGGGAATCGACGAGTCCCTGGTCAAGTCGGCGAGTCAAGGTATCAGCGTTGGATGCGGCATCCGCGTCGTCTCGGGCGAGCGCACCGGCTACGCCTACACCGACGATCTTTCAAGCGAGCGCCTGCTCCGCGCAGCCCGAACCGCAGCCCTGATCGCCAGCGGCCCGGCCAAGGAGCTGATGAGCGGATTTCGCCAGACCGACACACCCTCCCTCTACCCAGTCGCCGGAGCCACCAGCGACGCCGAGATCGCCGCTAAGCTGGCCCTGATCCAGCGCGCCGACAAAGCCGCCCGAGCCTACGACTCCCGCATCACCCAGGTTCGCGCCGGCTTCAACGACGAACTCCGCCGCATCCTCGTCGCAGCCTCGGACGGCACCTTCGCCTCCGACACTCAACCCCTCGCGCGTCTCAACGTCTTCGTCATCGCCAAAGACGGCGTAAACACCGCACGCGGCACTAGCGGCGGAGGCGGACGCGTCACGATGGATTTTTTCGAAGGCGACAAATCGCCCGAGCATCACGCTCGCGAGGCCGCACGAACCGCAATCCTGCAACTCAGCGCGATCGAAGCACCTGCAGGCGAGATGCCCGTCGTCCTCGGCCCCGGCTGGCCCGGCGTTCTGCTGCATGAAGCCGTAGGCCACGGGCTCGAAGCCGACTTCAACCGCAAGAAGACCTCAGCCTTCGCCGGACTCATTGGCCAGCAGGTTGCAAGCCCCAAGGTCACCGTCGTCGACAACGGCCTGATGCCTGGCCGCCGCGGGTCTATCAATATGGATGATGAGGGAAACCCCACGCAGGAGACCGTTCTCATCGAAAACGGCATCCTCAAAGGCTTCCTCTCCGACAAGCTCAACTCCCGCCTGATGGGCATGCCAAACACCGGCAGCGGACGCCGCGAGAGCTATCACCACATCCCCATGCCGCGCATGACCAACACCTATATGTTGAATGGGGAAGACATGCCCGAGGACATCATCCGGAGCGTCAAGCGCGGCCTCTACGCCGTGAACTTCGGCGGAGGACAGGTCGACATCACCAACGGCAAGTTCGTCTTCTCGGCCAGCGAAGCCTATTTGATCGAAGACGGCAAGGTAACACGCCCCGTGAAGGGTGCAACGCTGATCGGCAACGGCCCTGAAGCATTGAAGTATGTGTCGATGGTCGGCAACGATCTGGCACTCGACGAAGGCATCGGCACCTGCGGCAAGGCGGGGCAAAGTGTGCCGGTCGGCGTAGGCATGCCCACAGTAAAGCTCGACCGCATGACGGTCGGGGGAACGGGACAATAATGGCTGTCGAACGCGAAAAGATCTATGAGTGCGAAGTAAAACGCCGCCGCGTAAAGGCCGGCGGAGGCTATGAGCCCTTCTGGAAGGTCAAGCCCGTAGCCGTCGCGCTCGTCGACAACGACACCGAGTTTCGCTGCAAAGATTGCTTCGGCGAGGTCAAGCTGCTCGGCCGCAACGGCAAGACCGGCACCGTCCCTTACGTGGAACACAAGTCTCCGGCCGACTCCGAGTATTGCCCTAACGGAATCCTCTTCAAGAAGGCAACCGACGGCCGCGAGCCCAGACCTTCCCAGCATCCCGTAGAGTAACGACCTGCATCTCTGCACCAACTTTTCCCAGGCTCTCTGCGCACGACATCTGAAAGTACGGCTAACGTACGACCAACCGCACCGAATCTCTCGAGGTATCCCATGGCAGTCGAACGTGAAAAGTTTTACGAATGTGAAGTGAAGCGTCGCCGTGTCCGAGCAGCCGGTGGTTACGAGTCGTTCTGGAAGGTGAAGCCCATCACGGTCGCGCTTGAAGACAACGACACCGAGTTCCGCTGCATGAGCTGCGGTGGCGCGGTTAAGCTCTTCAAGCGGCGCTCTGAAGATGGTCCTGCTACACACATCGAGCACAAGCTGAAGAGCGACTCCGAGTACTGTGCCGCCGGCATGTACTTCCTCAAAGCCACAGACGGCCGCCAGGCGCGCCCCTCCGCTTCCCCTGTTCGCTAACGGTGTTCGCTTAGTTTTAGCTCCAGCCGGGGCCATCGTTCCTGACGATCATCTACAAGGGCAAACCCACGCACGATCGCATCAATAGCTGCGCGATCCGTCGCTATGCCCTTGGTATGACGCCAAGCTCCTGCATCATCGTCAAGTTATCCATCAGGATTCGACTGTCCATCATCTTGCCCCCGACCAGGCGGTCGATGACGACACCTTTGACGTTGACTCTCCTGCCCGTAGCGGGAACACCGAGAAACGTCCCTCGATGCGTACCGGTCCATGTGAAGCGAGTGACAACCTTGTCTCCACTAGCTACCGTCTCGTCCGCAACCCAGTGAATATCGGGGAATGCGGTGCGCATCATCCCAATGACCTCTTTCAAACCCTCTCGTCCTTGCCGCTGACCCGAAAGAGGATCAAGCTCGACAAAGTCGACCGCGACAAGTTCGTCAGCTTGCTCCAACCGCCCCTGATTGATGACCTCTTCCAAAAACCTGGCGATGACTGCGACGTTCCCAGATACACTCCCAGACTCTGACACTCGTATCTCCTGGTTTAGCGTGTGAAATAACACCGTGGATCATATCAGCCACCTCCCAACTCACTCATCGTCTCTCTTCTCCAACCAGAGGTATCCTTATTGCAGCTGTCAGAAAAGTCAGCTCAAACCAATTATCCTGAAGAGACCATGCCAACCCAGACGACCACGAACCTCCACCAGCTTGCCTCCGATGTCCTCAGCCACGCACTCAAGGCTGGAGCCACCGATGCCGAGGCCGTCGTCTACGAAGGCGACGAATTTTCAGCGCTGGTTCGACTGGGACAGGTCGAAACCCTGAAAGAATCGGGTTCGCGTGCAGTTGGTTTGCGCGTCTTCATCGGCCAGCGCACCGCCAGCACCTCGTCTTCCGATTTTTCAAGCGAAAGCATTGCGCGTTTGGTAGAGGGAGCAATTACCCTTGCGAAGATCACCAGCGAAGACCCGTTCGCCGGTCTGCCCGAAGCACATGAATTCGGCCAGATCGAAGAAGATCAGCACCTCTATTTCGATGACGTGAATGAGATGCCGCCCGCCGAGCGCATCGAGATTGCACGCCGCACCGAGGCCGCCGCGATGGCCTACGACGTCCGCATCCAAAACTCCGGCGGCGGCGACTTCGACACCTCCACCTCGCACAAGATCCTGATGAACTCCCGCGGCTTCACCGGAGAATACCGCCGCAGCTACTGCGGATTCTCCGCCGCACCCATCGCCCACGACGAGAAGGGCAACATGCAGCGCAACTACTGGTTCTCGAACTCACGCACCGTCACCAAACTCGAGAACCCCGAGGAGATCGGCCACGAAGCCGCACGCCGCACCCTCAAGCGACTCGGCGCGCGCCAGGTCAAAACCCAGAAGGCCCCCGTCGTCTTCTCGCCCGAGATCGCACGCTCGATCATCGGCAACATCTTCGACGCGGCCAACGGCGACGCCATCTATCGCAATGCCTCCTTCTTCAGCGGCATGCTGGGCGAGCAGGTCGCTGGCGAAAACATCACCGTCATCGACGACGGCACGATCATTCACCGTTTCGAAGATGGAGCAGGCATCGGCGGCTTCGGCACCCGTCCCTTCGACGGTGAAGGTCTGCCCACGCGCCGCACCGTGCTGGTCGAACGCGGCATCCTGAAGAACTACGTCAGCAACACCTACACCGCGCGCAAGCTCAACATGAAGTCCAGCGGCAACGCCTCACGCGGACTCGCCGGTAACCCCGGCATCGGCGCAGGCAACTTCTTCCTCGAAGCCGGTACGCTCACCCCCGAGCAGATCATCGGC
This Tunturibacter gelidoferens DNA region includes the following protein-coding sequences:
- the tldD gene encoding metalloprotease TldD, yielding MTIPAPDHKRYFIEKLGLSERLMERCLGEALSAGGEYADLYFESVTSTSLGIDESLVKSASQGISVGCGIRVVSGERTGYAYTDDLSSERLLRAARTAALIASGPAKELMSGFRQTDTPSLYPVAGATSDAEIAAKLALIQRADKAARAYDSRITQVRAGFNDELRRILVAASDGTFASDTQPLARLNVFVIAKDGVNTARGTSGGGGRVTMDFFEGDKSPEHHAREAARTAILQLSAIEAPAGEMPVVLGPGWPGVLLHEAVGHGLEADFNRKKTSAFAGLIGQQVASPKVTVVDNGLMPGRRGSINMDDEGNPTQETVLIENGILKGFLSDKLNSRLMGMPNTGSGRRESYHHIPMPRMTNTYMLNGEDMPEDIIRSVKRGLYAVNFGGGQVDITNGKFVFSASEAYLIEDGKVTRPVKGATLIGNGPEALKYVSMVGNDLALDEGIGTCGKAGQSVPVGVGMPTVKLDRMTVGGTGQ
- a CDS encoding ester cyclase, with the protein product MSESGSVSGNVAVIARFLEEVINQGRLEQADELVAVDFVELDPLSGQRQGREGLKEVIGMMRTAFPDIHWVADETVASGDKVVTRFTWTGTHRGTFLGVPATGRRVNVKGVVIDRLVGGKMMDSRILMDNLTMMQELGVIPRA
- a CDS encoding TldD/PmbA family protein, whose protein sequence is MPTQTTTNLHQLASDVLSHALKAGATDAEAVVYEGDEFSALVRLGQVETLKESGSRAVGLRVFIGQRTASTSSSDFSSESIARLVEGAITLAKITSEDPFAGLPEAHEFGQIEEDQHLYFDDVNEMPPAERIEIARRTEAAAMAYDVRIQNSGGGDFDTSTSHKILMNSRGFTGEYRRSYCGFSAAPIAHDEKGNMQRNYWFSNSRTVTKLENPEEIGHEAARRTLKRLGARQVKTQKAPVVFSPEIARSIIGNIFDAANGDAIYRNASFFSGMLGEQVAGENITVIDDGTIIHRFEDGAGIGGFGTRPFDGEGLPTRRTVLVERGILKNYVSNTYTARKLNMKSSGNASRGLAGNPGIGAGNFFLEAGTLTPEQIIGDIKSGLYVTETMGFGVNLVTGDYSQGASGLWIENGELAYPVEEITIAGNLKDMYKNIVAIGNDLVFRGASAAPTMRIEGMMIAGA